The following proteins come from a genomic window of Paucimonas lemoignei:
- the ydfH_3 gene encoding transcriptional regulator GntR, with amino-acid sequence MSSLEAIALLRTQSLTTVVHERLEQRIATGELAPGEPLREAAIANDLGISRGPVREAFRMLEERGLVMFEKNCGVRVRQLDLSQAVQIYQVRISLESLIGELVTQHLTPQASAHISSVLDSMADAVQREDVSAYIVLNFEFHDLLARFTTNQALYDTYRRLVVQLKLFRSYSLRHTPQSIHISLGEHQAIFKAIVDSEAALAGARLRQHSIDSLERLHTSVAP; translated from the coding sequence ATGAGTTCTCTCGAAGCCATAGCCCTGCTGCGCACCCAGTCGCTGACCACGGTGGTGCATGAGCGTCTTGAGCAGCGTATCGCCACCGGCGAACTCGCTCCGGGCGAGCCATTACGCGAAGCGGCAATTGCCAATGACTTGGGGATTTCCAGGGGGCCAGTGCGCGAGGCATTTCGCATGCTGGAAGAGCGGGGCCTGGTGATGTTCGAGAAGAATTGCGGGGTTCGTGTGCGACAGCTCGACTTGAGCCAGGCCGTCCAGATCTATCAGGTGCGAATTTCGCTCGAAAGTCTGATTGGCGAATTGGTCACTCAACATTTAACACCGCAGGCTTCTGCTCACATCAGCAGCGTGCTCGATAGCATGGCTGACGCTGTCCAGCGAGAGGATGTATCGGCCTACATTGTCCTGAACTTCGAGTTTCACGATCTGCTCGCCCGGTTCACGACCAATCAGGCGCTCTACGACACTTACCGTCGTTTGGTCGTGCAACTCAAACTGTTCAGAAGTTACTCGTTGCGCCACACACCGCAATCCATCCATATCTCGTTAGGCGAGCACCAGGCGATCTTCAAGGCGATAGTGGATTCAGAAGCAGCGTTGGCCGGGGCGCGTCTGCGCCAGCACTCGATTGACAGCCTGGAACGGCTGCACACTTCTGTGGCGCCTTAA
- a CDS encoding YheO domain-containing protein — MNKHLNNYISSAQAIAKLLDPHAEVIIHDLASGKIAHIFNVFSQRRVGDSSLTDINDGASFEGDVSGPYRKVNFDRRQLRSVTAVLRDPDGIQIGLMCVNFDITVMSGMAEMAASFLGVENTVEKPPALFATDFQESAHAIMDEFLRARRVTLASLTSEEMVALIGEMDKGGVFALRNATNYLCELLSLSRATVYKYLRRARAATGS, encoded by the coding sequence GTGAATAAACATCTGAATAATTACATCAGCAGCGCTCAAGCAATTGCCAAGCTCCTGGATCCCCACGCCGAGGTCATCATTCATGACTTGGCCTCTGGGAAGATTGCGCATATCTTCAATGTGTTCTCTCAGCGGCGGGTCGGCGACAGTTCATTGACCGATATCAACGATGGGGCGTCATTCGAGGGTGATGTTTCGGGCCCTTACAGGAAGGTGAATTTTGATCGTCGGCAGTTAAGGTCGGTGACAGCGGTGCTCCGGGATCCTGACGGCATCCAGATCGGCCTCATGTGCGTAAATTTTGACATCACGGTCATGAGCGGGATGGCAGAAATGGCTGCCTCATTTTTAGGTGTAGAAAATACCGTCGAGAAGCCTCCGGCATTGTTTGCCACCGATTTCCAGGAGTCAGCGCACGCGATCATGGATGAATTCCTGAGGGCTCGCAGGGTGACGTTGGCGTCGCTCACTTCAGAAGAAATGGTGGCACTGATTGGTGAAATGGATAAAGGCGGAGTCTTCGCGCTGCGCAATGCAACCAACTACCTCTGCGAGCTGTTATCTCTATCACGGGCTACGGTCTACAAATATTTAAGGCGCGCCAGAGCAGCCACGGGTTCATAA
- the phnE_2 gene encoding phosphonate ABC transporter inner membrane subunit, whose translation MSEQLKASLPARFERPSLVSALLFAGFIALFCWSVSAAGLSLPQLLSGLPNMAKIAGEMVPPATNRISPMLVAVLVTFQMALIGTVIGVLISLPLAVLMARNYTPHPLVRSMVRSVVSFIRTVPDLAWALFFVASVGLGPFAGTLTLIMDTVGFCARFFAEAIEEVDDGAPEALTAIGAPRSSIVVCAALPMAMPSLINTSLFALEKSVRASVVLGLVGAGGIGAELATAMEMFRFDQAATIILLVFLLVLSVEKLSSHARVALLKKRR comes from the coding sequence ATGAGTGAGCAACTTAAAGCCAGCCTGCCCGCTCGCTTTGAGCGCCCCTCACTGGTTTCAGCCTTGCTGTTCGCGGGTTTTATCGCCTTGTTCTGTTGGTCCGTCTCGGCAGCGGGCCTGTCGCTGCCGCAGCTGCTCAGCGGCTTGCCGAACATGGCGAAGATTGCCGGAGAAATGGTGCCACCCGCTACCAATCGCATAAGCCCGATGCTGGTGGCCGTACTGGTCACCTTCCAGATGGCGTTGATCGGTACGGTCATTGGCGTGCTGATCAGCCTGCCCTTGGCAGTGCTGATGGCGCGCAATTACACGCCGCATCCGTTGGTGCGCTCCATGGTTCGCAGCGTAGTGAGTTTTATCCGAACGGTACCGGATTTGGCATGGGCACTGTTTTTCGTTGCGTCCGTGGGCCTGGGCCCCTTTGCCGGCACGCTGACCTTGATCATGGACACGGTAGGCTTTTGCGCGCGCTTTTTTGCCGAGGCCATTGAGGAGGTTGATGACGGGGCGCCCGAAGCATTGACCGCCATCGGCGCGCCACGCTCTTCGATCGTGGTCTGCGCTGCCCTCCCGATGGCCATGCCGAGCCTTATCAATACCAGCCTGTTCGCCCTTGAAAAGTCCGTGCGTGCCTCCGTCGTACTGGGTCTGGTAGGCGCTGGCGGCATTGGTGCGGAACTCGCTACGGCCATGGAGATGTTCCGCTTTGACCAGGCCGCCACCATCATTCTGCTGGTGTTCCTGCTGGTTCTGAGCGTGGAAAAACTCTCGTCTCACGCGCGCGTAGCGTTACTCAAAAAACGGCGCTAA
- a CDS encoding ornithine cyclodeaminase has translation MNIYTQAQIMNALCPRDAAALIMEGFIAHADGLVQLPPVQSFQFPASNGDCCVKSAWMSGDEVFSVRVSAGFYDNPAKGFSSNDGLTLIFSALTGQPVALLRDGGWLTSMRTALAGQIVARAMGPSQVSGIGVVGTGDQARMQLEQLMPVTACRRLTVYGRNRQSLEHYCEFAEALGFEVTATHDAKDVATHSNLIVTATPSREAIIKNEWVNPGTHITAIGADSLGKQELDVHLVARADVIVVDSIEQCCQYGEISGAFTSGLIDKGRLVTLGSVLGGHAIGRRDDSQITLADLTGLGVQDAQIAKSAMASLAH, from the coding sequence ATGAATATCTACACCCAAGCGCAAATCATGAATGCCTTGTGCCCGAGAGACGCTGCTGCGCTGATCATGGAAGGATTCATTGCCCATGCTGACGGGCTGGTGCAGCTGCCTCCGGTTCAGAGCTTTCAGTTCCCGGCCAGCAACGGTGACTGTTGCGTGAAATCGGCCTGGATGTCAGGCGACGAGGTGTTTTCAGTCAGGGTCTCGGCAGGTTTCTACGACAATCCCGCAAAGGGTTTTTCCAGTAATGATGGGTTGACGCTGATTTTCTCGGCCTTGACGGGGCAACCCGTCGCTTTGCTTCGCGACGGCGGCTGGCTGACCTCAATGCGTACAGCGCTGGCGGGGCAAATCGTGGCGAGGGCTATGGGGCCTTCACAGGTGAGCGGCATTGGTGTGGTCGGCACTGGCGACCAGGCACGCATGCAGCTGGAGCAGCTGATGCCCGTCACTGCTTGTCGACGCTTGACGGTTTACGGTCGTAACCGGCAAAGCCTGGAACACTACTGTGAATTTGCCGAGGCTTTGGGTTTTGAGGTTACTGCCACCCACGATGCAAAGGACGTTGCGACCCACTCCAACCTGATCGTCACGGCTACACCCTCTCGCGAAGCAATCATAAAGAATGAATGGGTCAACCCTGGGACACACATCACGGCTATCGGCGCAGACAGCCTCGGCAAGCAAGAGCTGGACGTGCACCTGGTTGCACGTGCAGATGTCATTGTCGTGGACTCAATCGAGCAATGCTGCCAATACGGCGAGATTTCAGGGGCCTTCACATCCGGCCTGATCGACAAGGGCAGGCTTGTCACGCTCGGCAGCGTATTGGGCGGTCACGCCATCGGACGACGGGACGACTCGCAGATTACCCTTGCAGACCTTACAGGCCTGGGCGTACAGGATGCTCAGATTGCGAAGTCCGCCATGGCATCATTGGCGCACTAG
- a CDS encoding peptidase M19, renal dipeptidase — MMKLDPSRVSKTPAIQWEAHACLPLIAGQDMSRLNRYREAGFHHVSINVGMDMTPFETVMRTIAGFRSWLAHHPEDFVLAATVDDIYRAHKSRKLAVSFDLEGSNMLLQDPAMVDLFASLGVRQLLLAYNRDNGCAGGCHGAGTGLTPLGRKIVQRINTAGMVIDCSHASKRSSLEIMEISQRPAIFSHTNVKAVFDHPRTIDDEQIFACAAQGGVIGLTGLGIFLGDPCASVNSYIRQIDYLAERIGTSHIGIGLDTELHPEHKDLPEGEEENDWWPTEHYGQMNGHTQLQPETLGEVAQQLTRLGYSEADIQAIYGNNFMRIAQATWPGSNGAT, encoded by the coding sequence ATGATGAAGCTTGACCCATCACGAGTCAGTAAGACCCCGGCGATTCAATGGGAGGCCCATGCGTGCCTGCCATTGATTGCCGGCCAGGATATGTCCCGCCTGAACAGGTACCGAGAAGCCGGTTTCCATCATGTGTCGATCAACGTGGGCATGGACATGACCCCGTTTGAAACCGTGATGCGCACGATTGCCGGTTTTAGAAGCTGGCTGGCTCACCACCCTGAAGACTTTGTCCTGGCGGCCACCGTTGACGATATCTACCGTGCGCATAAGTCTCGGAAGCTCGCGGTGTCTTTTGACCTTGAAGGTTCAAATATGCTGCTACAGGATCCTGCGATGGTGGACCTGTTCGCAAGCTTGGGCGTTCGCCAACTGTTGCTTGCCTACAACCGCGACAACGGTTGCGCGGGCGGCTGCCATGGAGCAGGTACGGGATTGACCCCCTTGGGACGCAAGATCGTGCAGCGTATTAATACAGCGGGAATGGTCATTGACTGCTCGCACGCCAGCAAACGCTCAAGCCTTGAAATTATGGAAATTTCACAGCGCCCCGCCATTTTCTCGCACACCAACGTTAAAGCGGTTTTTGACCACCCGCGAACCATCGATGACGAACAAATATTCGCGTGTGCCGCTCAAGGTGGCGTGATCGGACTGACAGGCTTAGGCATATTCCTGGGCGACCCCTGCGCCTCTGTAAACAGTTACATTCGACAGATCGACTATCTGGCAGAGCGCATCGGGACAAGCCATATTGGGATAGGTCTGGATACCGAGTTGCACCCTGAGCATAAGGATTTGCCAGAAGGTGAAGAAGAGAACGATTGGTGGCCGACTGAACACTATGGCCAGATGAACGGACATACTCAGTTGCAGCCAGAGACACTCGGTGAGGTTGCACAACAGCTAACGCGGCTGGGCTATTCAGAGGCGGATATCCAGGCGATCTACGGCAATAATTTCATGCGTATTGCACAGGCAACCTGGCCAGGCTCGAACGGGGCGACGTGA
- the phnA gene encoding Phosphonoacetate hydrolase, whose product MNSTVTINGKSYRQPERPVVVVCIDGGDPEYLQQFLAEGTVPNIQRFVEKGYSTVAMGSMPSFTCPNNMSIITGTPVAKHGISGNYYLDTNTWQPVVMTGPELLRGDTILAGFADAGAKVVTITAKDKLRRQLGKGLDVSQGHVSFSSEFADRCTLAENGIENVLEYVGMPKPDMYSMELSLFVLEAGIKLLQDRRPNLMYLSLTDFVQHKWAPDHDEARQFYQALDEAFGRLVNEDIVLGLIADHGMSDKSNEAGEPNVIWLQDILDAEVGAGETTVICPITDAFVAHHGALGGFVRVWTRGNVSVQAVIDRVAAIDGVDLSLDKKTACRLFELPEDREADVVVVSRKDVCIGSSARLHDLEGLKGNRLRTHGGVSETRVPFILNRPLNAQYRQQVACSEIKSYQIFDFAINGTQ is encoded by the coding sequence ATGAACAGCACTGTCACCATCAATGGGAAATCCTACCGTCAACCTGAACGCCCCGTCGTAGTGGTGTGCATCGATGGAGGTGACCCGGAGTATCTTCAGCAGTTTCTGGCAGAGGGAACGGTACCCAATATCCAGCGGTTTGTTGAAAAGGGTTACTCCACGGTCGCCATGGGTTCGATGCCTTCGTTCACCTGCCCAAACAACATGTCGATCATTACCGGCACGCCTGTGGCCAAACACGGCATATCCGGCAATTACTACCTGGATACCAACACCTGGCAACCGGTCGTCATGACGGGCCCTGAACTGCTGCGCGGCGATACCATTCTGGCCGGATTTGCCGACGCAGGCGCCAAGGTGGTGACCATCACCGCCAAGGACAAACTGCGCCGCCAACTGGGCAAGGGCCTGGATGTCAGCCAGGGTCATGTGTCGTTCTCATCGGAATTTGCCGATCGTTGTACGCTGGCGGAAAACGGTATTGAAAACGTATTGGAGTATGTCGGCATGCCCAAGCCTGACATGTACTCAATGGAGCTTTCGCTATTCGTACTGGAAGCGGGGATCAAGTTGCTTCAGGACCGCCGCCCGAACCTGATGTATCTCTCACTGACCGACTTCGTTCAACACAAGTGGGCACCCGATCACGACGAGGCTCGGCAGTTCTATCAAGCACTGGACGAGGCCTTCGGCCGGCTGGTCAACGAGGACATTGTGTTGGGACTGATCGCCGACCACGGCATGAGTGACAAAAGCAACGAAGCCGGTGAACCGAATGTCATCTGGCTACAAGATATCCTCGATGCAGAAGTCGGAGCAGGCGAAACCACAGTGATCTGCCCCATCACCGATGCATTCGTGGCCCACCACGGTGCACTGGGCGGGTTTGTGCGGGTCTGGACACGAGGTAACGTCAGCGTTCAAGCGGTCATTGATCGAGTAGCGGCGATCGACGGGGTGGATCTCTCCCTTGATAAGAAAACCGCATGCCGACTGTTCGAGCTGCCGGAAGATCGCGAGGCGGATGTGGTCGTGGTGTCGAGAAAAGATGTCTGCATCGGCAGCTCTGCCAGGCTGCATGACCTGGAGGGTTTGAAAGGCAACCGCCTGCGAACCCATGGCGGCGTCTCGGAAACGCGCGTTCCATTCATTCTTAACCGACCCTTGAACGCACAATACCGCCAGCAAGTCGCTTGCAGCGAAATCAAGAGCTACCAGATCTTCGACTTCGCTATTAATGGCACGCAGTAG
- a CDS encoding phosphate/phosphite/phosphonate ABC transporter substrate-binding protein — MLRKFRKFLHTGAMALALTSTSLVAQAESVKLAVTDLVGLEELQREFGPFKAELERASGLSIDFLPVTNRTAALEALRFKKVDFVLAGPAEYVVMHKRANATVVAGLYRPDYYSMIVVKADSPLFSLQELKGQRVGMGPVGSTSRQLGPMQLLADANLDPLKDVSVTNTNLRLAWEGLKRGDLSAMGMGRSDYETFIAQEPQDQRSAFRVLARSGDLPSDLLMAGEHVPAETVTSLRKAIVDNSAALINSISQGPEQVKRYQGMRFLAAIADKDYNVVRSMYRTVGYPEFSDFIGE; from the coding sequence ATGCTTCGAAAGTTTCGAAAGTTTCTGCACACCGGCGCAATGGCGCTTGCCCTTACGAGCACCTCTCTGGTCGCCCAGGCAGAGTCCGTCAAGCTCGCCGTCACTGACCTTGTCGGGCTTGAAGAACTACAGCGCGAATTTGGTCCGTTCAAAGCCGAGTTGGAGCGGGCGAGTGGGCTGAGCATTGATTTTTTGCCTGTTACCAATCGCACCGCCGCCCTGGAGGCTCTGCGCTTTAAAAAAGTCGATTTTGTTCTGGCGGGGCCGGCGGAGTACGTGGTGATGCACAAGCGTGCGAATGCCACCGTGGTCGCGGGCTTATATCGACCTGACTACTACTCAATGATCGTGGTGAAAGCCGATAGCCCGCTGTTTTCTCTGCAGGAGCTCAAGGGGCAGCGCGTGGGCATGGGTCCGGTGGGTTCGACCTCGCGTCAACTTGGCCCCATGCAGCTACTCGCCGATGCCAACCTCGACCCGCTCAAAGACGTCAGTGTGACCAACACCAATCTGCGCCTGGCATGGGAGGGACTCAAACGTGGCGACCTGAGCGCCATGGGCATGGGCCGCTCGGACTACGAAACCTTTATTGCCCAAGAGCCACAAGACCAACGCAGTGCCTTCCGGGTACTGGCCCGCAGCGGTGATTTGCCGAGCGATCTGCTGATGGCGGGTGAGCATGTCCCCGCCGAAACGGTTACGAGTCTGCGCAAGGCGATCGTGGATAACTCGGCAGCGCTGATCAACAGCATCAGCCAAGGTCCGGAGCAGGTGAAACGTTATCAGGGCATGCGCTTCCTCGCCGCTATCGCCGACAAGGACTACAACGTGGTGCGCTCGATGTATCGCACTGTGGGGTATCCGGAATTTTCTGACTTCATAGGTGAGTGA
- the phnC_2 gene encoding ABC transporter has protein sequence MNALAQPDISNTALRVRGLSKQFEGAPTPVWSNVSFDVPQGQRVAIVGGNGAGKSTLLRCCMRLVEPDSGSVEFAGQSVTGLGLRPLAKARSQVGFVFQKHNLVSRLSVLTNVLHGAMAYSRTPRLWFHSIATREHRDYAMHCLEQVHLGHLSGRCAGELSGGQSQRVAIARVLMQKPKMIFADEPVASLDPQAGEDVMQVFSELVRSQNLTLVFVTHHLDHALHYADRVLGLRDSKLHLDAVSQQLSVQQLRGMYE, from the coding sequence ATGAATGCCTTGGCACAGCCGGACATTTCCAATACCGCATTACGCGTACGAGGCCTGAGCAAGCAGTTTGAAGGCGCTCCCACACCCGTGTGGTCCAACGTTTCCTTCGATGTCCCCCAAGGTCAGCGGGTCGCCATCGTGGGCGGAAACGGCGCTGGCAAAAGCACCCTGCTACGTTGCTGCATGCGCCTAGTGGAACCAGACAGCGGCAGCGTCGAATTCGCTGGGCAGAGCGTTACGGGATTGGGCCTGAGGCCGCTGGCCAAAGCGCGTTCGCAGGTCGGCTTTGTGTTTCAAAAACACAATCTGGTCAGCCGCCTTTCGGTGTTGACCAATGTGTTGCACGGCGCAATGGCCTACTCGCGGACGCCGCGTCTGTGGTTCCACTCCATCGCCACTCGCGAACACCGCGACTACGCCATGCATTGCCTGGAGCAAGTTCATCTCGGGCACTTGAGTGGCCGCTGTGCCGGCGAACTGTCGGGCGGGCAGTCACAACGAGTGGCCATTGCTCGCGTCTTGATGCAAAAGCCAAAAATGATCTTCGCCGACGAGCCTGTCGCCAGCCTCGACCCTCAAGCGGGAGAAGACGTCATGCAGGTGTTCTCGGAGTTAGTGCGCAGCCAGAACCTGACCTTGGTATTCGTCACCCATCACTTGGATCACGCCTTGCACTACGCCGACCGCGTACTGGGCCTGCGCGACAGCAAGCTGCATCTGGATGCGGTGAGCCAGCAGTTAAGCGTTCAGCAATTGCGAGGCATGTATGAGTGA